Below is a window of Arthrobacter sp. ERGS1:01 DNA.
CGTCACCCTGCCCGCCGCATCCGAGGTCCGCCCGGAGAGCTACCGCGCCCTGGAAGACGCACGCTCCCTGGCGGGGAAAACCTTTGGCGTGCCAAAAATGTACCTGGGCAAGGACCCGGCCTTCCCCATCGACGTGCGCGAATCGATCCTGACGCTCTGGGAGAACGCACGCACCAGGCTCGAATCGCTGGGGGCCACGGTGGTCGAGGTGGCGCTGCCCGTCGTTGAAAAGTACGAAGGCGCCATGCCGGGCGGGGAGCAGCTGGGGAAGCTGGGCGTCCTCCCCAAGCCGTGGATGGACTACGAGTTCAATGAATTCATCACCTACGGGTGGGACGCGTTCCTGCGCATCAACGGCGATCCGGCCCTCCACCACCTTGCCGACGTTGACCATGCGCGGATCTTCCCCAACCCGCCGGGCGGGCTGCCCGACAGGTATTCCGAGGTCGACGACTACGAAAACCGGTACCGGGACGTCGTGGCGATGGCGGCCGACGGGGTGCCCGATCTTGGATCCCTGCCCGGATTCGCGGACGGACTGCGGGCGCTGGAGGCGATGCGCAAGGAATGGTTCGAGGATTGGCTGCGTGCGGAAGGCCTTGACGGAATCGTGTTCCCCGCGAACGCCGACGTGGCACTGGCGGACTCCGACCTGAACGTCGAGCCCGCGGACCTCGCCTGGAAGAATGGCGTGTTCTACTCAAACGCCAACTACGTCCTGCGACACCTTGGCATCCCCAGCATCACGGTTCCCATGGGCGTCATGGCCGACACCGGCATGCCCGTGGGGCTGACGATCGCCGGCGCCGCCTACGACGACAACGCCCTGCTCGCCTACGGCTACGCCTTCGAGGCTGCCGGGTCAATGCGCCGGGCGGCACCGCTGGCCCCGCCGCTGCCGTCGGACACCTTTTGCCCGCGCCAGTCCCGGCCAGCGTCCGACGACGCCGTCGCACCGGAGCTCACCGTCGCCGCGAGCTTCGCGGACGGCCCGCTCAACGAGGGTGCCCGGCTCGTCAACGTCCGGGGAACCGTCACCGCCGATCCGGACGCCCAACTGCACCTGACCATCAACGGGGTGCCCGCGGCCGCCATCCGCACGGGTGGCACCTGGAGTGCGTCGGCCGTACTGCCCGCGCAAGCCGAACCGCAGGAGATCGGCGGGAACCCGCTGGCCAGCCGGGCACTCGTGGTGGTGCACGTCGTCGAACCAAACGGATTGGCGGCGGGGGCATTTATGGAACTGTAGCCAGCGCCGCGCGCATCCCCTAGATTTGGGCTTGTGGGCAGCCATCGGGGAAGTCGCAGGAACGTCGCACCGCAATCAGATCCGGCGAAGCATGCGGAGCTGATTGCGGAGCACGAGGCACGGTTGCGCCACGGTGCGCACACCGACAGGACGGTGTTCTTCAGCGATGCCGTGTTCGCGATCGCCATGACGTTGTTGGTGCTCGATCTGAAGCTGCCCGCCATGCCGGCCGACATTACGGGAGCCCAGCTCAACCGGATCCTGCTGGAGCAGCGCGACCCGCTGGCCGGATTCATCCTGAGTTTTGTGCTGGTGGGTCGCCTCTGGATTTCCCACCACCGGCTGTTCAACGCGATCAAAAGCTACGACGCCGGGCTGCAGGTCATCAACCTCGTGGCGCTGTTCTTTGTGGTGTTCCTGCCCGTGCCCACCTCGCTGCTGTTTGAGGCAAATTCACAATCGCCCTGGCCGCCGGTGATCTATGCCGTGACCATCTCGGGCAGTTTCCTGAGCCTGAACTGGCTGTGGCGGCATGCCTACCGGGCCGGCCTGATGCACCCGTGGGTCGACTACCCCATGTACCGGCTGGTGCTGCGGGGGCAGGATCCGGCCTGGGTGGTATTCGTGCTGTCCATTCCGGTGGCGTTCATCCGGCCCGACTTTGCCTTGTATTCATGGATCCTGATCATCCCGGTCTCGGTGGCCTTGGACAAGTACCGGAAACGCCAGTTTGTCCGGGCCGAGTCCGCCCGCCTTGACGCCGCCGGCCGGGACGGGGTCTTAGACTGAACGGGTGACTTCTGCCCTGTCGATCCGCCCCGCCCGCACCTCAGACGTATACGCCATCAAGGAATTGGTGGCGCCGCTGGCCGAGCAACGAATCCTGATTTCCAAGGAGTCGGTGGCGTACTTCGAGTCGATCCAGGAGTTCTTCATCGCCGAGCTCGACGGCGCAGTGGTCGGCTGCGGCGCCCTGCACGTCATGTGGGAGGACCTCGCGGAGATCCGCACCCTCGCCACGGCCAACTCCCTGCGCGGCCAAGGGATTGGCCACACCTTGGTGGAACGCCTGCTCGAGCAGGCGCGGGCCGTCGGCGTCAGCCGGGTCTTCTGCCTGACCTTCGAAGTGGACTTCTTCGTGCGGCACGGCTTCGAGGTC
It encodes the following:
- a CDS encoding amino-acid N-acetyltransferase, with the translated sequence MTSALSIRPARTSDVYAIKELVAPLAEQRILISKESVAYFESIQEFFIAELDGAVVGCGALHVMWEDLAEIRTLATANSLRGQGIGHTLVERLLEQARAVGVSRVFCLTFEVDFFVRHGFEVMADQSAVDPTVYSELLRSADEGVAEFLDLARVKPNTLGNTRMLRHL
- a CDS encoding TMEM175 family protein, whose amino-acid sequence is MGSHRGSRRNVAPQSDPAKHAELIAEHEARLRHGAHTDRTVFFSDAVFAIAMTLLVLDLKLPAMPADITGAQLNRILLEQRDPLAGFILSFVLVGRLWISHHRLFNAIKSYDAGLQVINLVALFFVVFLPVPTSLLFEANSQSPWPPVIYAVTISGSFLSLNWLWRHAYRAGLMHPWVDYPMYRLVLRGQDPAWVVFVLSIPVAFIRPDFALYSWILIIPVSVALDKYRKRQFVRAESARLDAAGRDGVLD
- a CDS encoding amidase, encoding MTAPFNLFEASIDQVLDALDRGAVTAVELVGSYLARVGGYDRSGVRLNAIPVLNPNIFAEAERSDRRRRAGVAGALEGVPFTVKDSYMVKGLTVAGGSPAFKDLVAGHDAFTVARIRAAGGVLIGKTNMPPMADGGMQRGVYGRAESPYNSGYLAAAYASGSSNGSGVATAANLGVFGMGEETVSSGRSPASNNSLCAYTPSRGVLSIRGNWPLFPTRDVVVPHTRTMADMLALLDVIVVDDEKTEGDFWREQRAVTLPAASEVRPESYRALEDARSLAGKTFGVPKMYLGKDPAFPIDVRESILTLWENARTRLESLGATVVEVALPVVEKYEGAMPGGEQLGKLGVLPKPWMDYEFNEFITYGWDAFLRINGDPALHHLADVDHARIFPNPPGGLPDRYSEVDDYENRYRDVVAMAADGVPDLGSLPGFADGLRALEAMRKEWFEDWLRAEGLDGIVFPANADVALADSDLNVEPADLAWKNGVFYSNANYVLRHLGIPSITVPMGVMADTGMPVGLTIAGAAYDDNALLAYGYAFEAAGSMRRAAPLAPPLPSDTFCPRQSRPASDDAVAPELTVAASFADGPLNEGARLVNVRGTVTADPDAQLHLTINGVPAAAIRTGGTWSASAVLPAQAEPQEIGGNPLASRALVVVHVVEPNGLAAGAFMEL